The proteins below are encoded in one region of Podarcis raffonei isolate rPodRaf1 chromosome 8, rPodRaf1.pri, whole genome shotgun sequence:
- the LOC128419012 gene encoding C-factor-like: protein MSGAHFHSVLVTGANRGIGLEMVKQLLELREPPKWVFATCRDPHGGKSQELRSLASKHPGLVILQLESTDEASIKAAAKEVEVHLAGSGLNLLINNAGVMPPSTLESVDKEDMLSVYRINLIGPMLVTQAFLPMLKTAAKRSNRKGLSCSRAAIINVSTIGSSIGRPPSMATFPVISYRCSKTALNMLTRCQALEYKDDGILCVALHPGWVKTEMGTEKAELTVQESVQGIIQVLSSINEEKNSRLVDWEGRIVPW from the exons ATGTCTGGGGCCCATTTCCACAGCGTCCTGGTCACAGGAGCCAATCGGGGTATCGGGCTGGAAATGGTGAAGCAGCTCCTGGAACTACGAGAACCACCAAAATGGGTCTTCGCCACATGCAGGGATCCACATGGAGGAAAAAGCCAG GAACTGAGATCGCTGGCTTCTAAACATCCCGGCCTCGTGATTCTGCAGCTGG AGTCCACGGATGAGGCTAGCATCAAGGCTGCTGCGAAGGAAGTTGAGGTCCACCTGGCCGGAAGTGGACTAAATCTGCTGATCAACAATGCGGGCGTCATGCCCCCAAGCACCCTGGAGTCGGTGGACAAAGAAGATATGCTGAGTGTCTACCGTATCAATCTCATTGGCCCAATGCTGGTGACACAG GCATTTCTGCCCATGCTGAAGACGGCTGCTAAGAGGAGCAACAGGAAGGGGCTGAGCTGCAGCAGGGCTGCCATCATCAACGTCTCCACCATCGGCAGCTCAATCGGGAGGCCCCCTTCTATGGCCACGTTCCCCGTCATTTCTTACCGCTGCAGCAAG ACGGCACTGAACATGCTCACGCGGTGCCAGGCGCTGGAGTACAAGGATGACGGGATCCTTTGCGTTGCACTTCACCCAGGATGGGTGAAGACGGAAATGGGAACAGAGAAG GCGGAACTGACGGTGCAAGAGAGTGTGCAGGGGATCATCCAAGTGCTTTCCAGCATCAACGAAGAGAAAAATAGCCGACTGGTGGACTGGGAGGGGAGGATTGTGCCCTGGtga
- the TMEM170A gene encoding transmembrane protein 170A isoform X1 — MEGGGGGGGDDSVPPAPGGLLHQILSLHLVPRSGNVTRAACAESLCEFTEMWYGVFLWAMVSSLFFHIPAALLALFTLRRHRYGRFMSVSILLMGFVGPLAAGILSSAAIAGVYKAAGKDMIPFVAMTFGVGQTFGVVMISFLRILATL; from the exons ATggagggaggaggcggcggcggcggcgacgactCGGTCCCTCCCGCCCCGGGGGGCCTCCTGCACCAGATCCTGAGCCTCCACCTGGTGCCTCGCTCGGGAAACGTCACCCGAGCCGCGTGCGCCGAATCCCTCTGCGAGTTCACAG AGATGTGGTATGGCGTCTTCCTGTGGGCAATGGTGTCGTCTCTCTTTTTCCACATCCCCGCAGCACTCCTGGCCCTCTTCACTCTCCGGCGGCACAGATACGGCAGGTTCATGTCGGTGAGCATCCTgctgatgggcttcgtggggccATTAGCAGCTGGGATTTTATCAA GTGCTGCGATTGCCGGTGTTTACAAAGCTGCTGGAAAGGACATGATCCCCTTTGTGGCCATGACTTTTGGAGTGGGGCAGACCTTCGGTGTGGTGATGATTTCTTTCTTACGGATTTTAGCCACCCTTTAG
- the TMEM170A gene encoding transmembrane protein 170A isoform X2, translating to MEGGGGGGGDDSVPPAPGGLLHQILSLHLVPRSGNVTRAACAESLCEFTALLALFTLRRHRYGRFMSVSILLMGFVGPLAAGILSSAAIAGVYKAAGKDMIPFVAMTFGVGQTFGVVMISFLRILATL from the exons ATggagggaggaggcggcggcggcggcgacgactCGGTCCCTCCCGCCCCGGGGGGCCTCCTGCACCAGATCCTGAGCCTCCACCTGGTGCCTCGCTCGGGAAACGTCACCCGAGCCGCGTGCGCCGAATCCCTCTGCGAGTTCACAG CACTCCTGGCCCTCTTCACTCTCCGGCGGCACAGATACGGCAGGTTCATGTCGGTGAGCATCCTgctgatgggcttcgtggggccATTAGCAGCTGGGATTTTATCAA GTGCTGCGATTGCCGGTGTTTACAAAGCTGCTGGAAAGGACATGATCCCCTTTGTGGCCATGACTTTTGGAGTGGGGCAGACCTTCGGTGTGGTGATGATTTCTTTCTTACGGATTTTAGCCACCCTTTAG
- the CFDP1 gene encoding craniofacial development protein 1, with amino-acid sequence MSDSEEYSSEEDEDYLPSGEEYSEDDVNELVKEEEEEEKPSHREKCKKNSKEITCRKRNKGCGLFLEPGGGEASKDDESDSEDGEFAESNPHMKESDKRQKEDALWASFLSDVGQKPKAPPAVQASGCTQKDKPAEEKNSCKPQEVVEGSEKSKVAITKVFDFAGEEVRVTKEVDATSEEARFFLKQQEQKTVVPASSPTVSGVKRPSGMNSLLGKIGTKKQKLSTLEKSKLDWETFKEEEGIGEELAIHNRGKDGYLERKAFLERVDHRQFEHERDIRLSNMKP; translated from the exons ATGTCGGACTCGGAGGAATATTCGTCGGAGGAGGATGAAGATTACCTACCCTCAG GTGAAGAATACAGTGAAGATGATGTAAATGAATTGgttaaggaagaggaggaggaggagaagccatcACACAGGGAAAAATGCAAGAAGAATTCCAAGGAGATCACATGTCG gaaaaggaacaaaggatgTGGCCTCTTCTTAGAACCAGGTGGAGGAGAGGCATCAAAGGATGATGAAAGCGACAGTGAGGATGGCGAGTTTGCAGAAAGCAATCCACATATGAAAGAAAGTGATAAAAGACAAAAAGAGGATGCTTTGTGGGCCAGTTTCCTCAGCGATGTGGGCCAGAAACCAAAAGCACCTCCTGCAGTTCAGGCGTCTGGCTGCACACAGAAAGACAAG CCAGCTGAAGAGAAGAATTCATGCAaacctcaggaggtggtggagggATCTGAGAAGAGCAAAGTTGCCATCACCAAAGTATTTGACTTTGCAGGTGAAGAGGTGAG GGTCACAAAGGAAGTTGATGCTACGTCTGAAGAAGCCCGGTTCTTTCTGAAGCAGCAAGAGCAGAAGACTGTCGTCCCAGCATCCTCGCCTACTGTTTCTGG AGTGAAGCGGCCGAGTGGCATGAACAGCCTCCTGGGGAAGATAGGCACCAAAAAGCAGAAGCTCAGCACCCTGGAGAAATCCAAGCTAGACTGGGAGACCTTCAAAGAAGAGGAGGGCATCGGGGAGGAGCTGGCCATCCACAACCGAGGGAAAGATGG GTACTTGGAGAGGAAAGCGTTTCTGGAGAGGGTTGACCACCGGCAGTTTGAGCATGAGCGGGACATACGCCTGAGCAACATGAAACCTTGA